The DNA segment GTGCTCAGGAATAGGGGGGATTTGATAATAGTTGACGGCGGGAATTAAATAAGTTAAAATAAAGTTAAGGTTGCAGTAGTTCTTGTCAAATGTAAGATTACCATCTTAATGCGTGAACCACTTGCATAACCCAATTTAAAATAGGAGGTAGCACCCTAATGGCTGAACGTACAATTGGCACTGTAAAGTGGTTCAATTCTACAAAAGGCTTCGGTTTCATTGAGGTCGAAAACGGCGATGACGTTTTCGTCCATTACAGTGAGATCAAGGCCACCGGGTTCCGCACGCTGGAAGAAGGTCAGCGCGTGGAGT comes from the Thermodesulfobacteriota bacterium genome and includes:
- a CDS encoding cold-shock protein, with translation MAERTIGTVKWFNSTKGFGFIEVENGDDVFVHYSEIKATGFRTLEEGQRVEFTVVKGQKGPQAQNVVLA